The proteins below are encoded in one region of Thermothelomyces thermophilus ATCC 42464 chromosome 1, complete sequence:
- a CDS encoding glycoside hydrolase family 2 protein (CAZy_ID 267993) codes for MQIKGITLQQDEIKPDYANEAVFRRNTLPPRSYYIPKTSLALNGRWNFHYTSTPLKAPVPSSGTQASPTPSASDHPDETWTAIEVPGHWQLQGHGIPHYTNVQYPIPVCPPYVPTENPTGTYKRTFHVPSSWDRASQLRLRFDGVDSAYHVWVNGTLIGYAQGSRNPHEFDVTPYVNRDGANEVWVRVYQWSDGSYIEDQDQWWLSGIYRDVHLISLPSETRIEDWFLRTDLDAEYSDGTLDATIDVVTSTTATVSVALRELAKNGGETLGDAQQEVNGDGKVHLTIPVKKPAKWTAETPYLYSVELSITTASGTQTIHQRVGFRKVELKNGLICVNGRPIRLRGVNRHDHHPRFGRAVPLDFVRRDLLLMKTHNINALRCSHYPSDPRLFDIADELGLWVIDEADLECHGFYDAVARPKDIPEEMDYEERKKLTFAEAAKYTSDNPSWKAAYVDRMEQMVHRDKNHPSVIIWSLGNEAFYGQNHKAMYEYAKEVDPGRLVHYEGDVHAESADMFSYMYPSVERLIKLAKTEGVRPDGTFDKPVVLCEYAHAMGNGPGWLEDYEEAFRSYPRLQGGFVWEWANHGLWKENPDGKSYYAYGGDFGDFPNDGTFVMDGLLHSTHQPTPGLIELKKVIEPVKVKIDRDQLVVSNLYNFVGLDHLTATYKVEQFSESTTLLASGVLDLPKIEPGSSAPVALPSAVHKFEGEAGAETHLTVSFTLATATPWAEAGHEVAWFQHQLQAAEPLKSAGQLRASKALDLAISNSAITVTGPSFQLSFDKARGYITHWSVNNTPLLEPDPVTGAAIIPSFWRPPTDNDNPSSLPYWRRFGVDVLTSQLRSTNLSTEASAGRIHDKDSGNNVELTFTTYHAPPVLDWGYLATTTYTISPRGTLSVAVRLRLAGSYPPEHVPRVGLDLRLPRRLDSVKWLGLGPGESYPDKCSAQRVGVWTAESVDALQTPYEVPQEGGNRMGTRWVTLRERGPAGVGLRVTKAEGEWSGNCESEPAASAGGFSFRAGRYRDAVVAAAKHPCDLVPEDATLLRLDARVAGVGTGACGPGVREDLLVPVEDYEFGFLLEPVDG; via the exons ATGCAAATCAAAGGCATCACTCTGCAACAGGATGAGATCAAACCGGACTACGCCAACGAGGCCGTCTTCCGACGAAACACTCTGCCTCCGCGGTCCTACTACATCCCAAAGACGTCGCTTGCTCTGAACGGCCGCTGGAACTTCCATTACACGTCGACTCCGTTGAAGGCTCCTGTTCCAAGCTCTGGCACCCAAGCTTCCCCAACCCCGTCTGCATCTGATCATCCCGACGAAACGTGGACAGCCATCGAGGTCCCCGGCCATTGGCAACTTCAGGGCCATGGCATCCCCCATTACACAAACGTTCAGTATCCAATTCCCGTTTGCCCGCCATATGTGCCTACCGAAAATCCGACGGGGACTTACAAGAGAACCTTCCATGTGCCGTCCTCGTGGGATCGTGCATCGCAACTCCGTCTGCGCTTCGATGGGGTCGACAGCGCATATCACGTCTGGGTCAACGGAACCTTAATCGGTTACGCTCAGGGGTCCAGAAACCCTCACGAGTTCGATGTTACGCCGTACGTCAACCGAGACGGAGCCAATGAGGTCTGGGTCAGGGTATACCAGTGGTCTGACGGTTCTTACATCGAGGATCAGGACCAATGGTGGCTCTCCG GCATTTATCGCGACGTTCACCTCATTTCGTTGCCCTCGGAGACGCGCATCGAAGATTGGTTTCTACGGACTGATCTCGATGCCGAGTACAGCGACGGGACACTGGACGCCACCATCGATGTCGTGACTTCTACGACTGCCACAGTTTCCGTGGCGTTACGAGAGCTTGCCAAAAACGGGGGCGAGACTCTCGGAGATGCGCAGCAGGAGGTCAATGGCGACGGCAAGGTTCACCTCACCATACCGGTCAAGAAACCGGCAAAGTGGACTGCCGAGACGCCGTACCTTTATTCCGTCGAGCTGTCAATCACCACGGCCTCCGGCACACAAACGATTCACCAGAGAGTAGGATTCCGCAAGGTCGAACTGAAGAACGGCTTGATCTGTGTCAACGGCCGGCCCATCAGGCTCCGCGGGGTAAACCGACACGACCACCATCCGCGTTTCGGGCGTGCCGTTCCCCTCGACTTTGTCCGGAGAGACTTGCTCCTGATGAAGACGCACAACATCAACGCCCTCCGGTGCAGTCACTACCCCAGTGACCCTAGGCTGTTCGATATTGCAGACGAGCTCGGATTATGGGTGATTGACGAGGCGGACCTCGAGTGCCACGGGTTCTACGACGCCGTTGCGCGCCCCAAGGACATCCCGGAGGAGATGGACTACGAGGAGCGCAAGAAGCTGACCTTTGCAGAAGCAGCCAAATACACCAGCGACAACCCATCGTGGAAGGCCGCCTACGTCGATCGGATGGAGCAGATGGTGCATCGCGACAAGAACCACCCCTCCGTCATCATCTGGTCTCTCGGCAACGAGGCCTTCTACGGCCAGAACCACAAGGCCATGTACGAATACGCAAAGGAGGTTGACCCCGGGCGCCTGGTCCACTACGAGGGCGATGTGCATGCCGAGTCCGCCGACATGTTCTCGTACATGTACCCCTCTGTTGAGCGTCTGATCAAGCTGGCCAAGACCGAGGGTGTCAGACCAGATGGCACTTTTGACAAGCCCGTGGTCCTTTGCGAATACGCACATGCGATGGGCAACGGACCCGGGTGGCTAGAAGATTACGAGGAGGCGTTCCGTTCCTATCCCCGCCTCCAGGGCGGATTCGTCTGGGAGTGGGCAAATCACGGCTTGTGGAAAGAGAATCCAGACGGCAAGTCCTACTACGCTTACGGGGGCGACTTTGGTGACTTCCCAAACGATGGCACGTTCGTCATGGACGGCCTCTTGCACAGCACCCACCAGCCAACGCCGGGTTTGATCGAGCTCAAAAAGGTGATTGAACCCGTAAAGGTCAAGATAGATCGAGACCAGCTTGTCGTGTCGAACCTCTACAACTTTGTCGGCCTCGATCATCTCACTGCAACTTACAAAGTAGAGCAGTTTTCCGAAAG CACCACCCTTCTAGCGTCTGGAGTGTTGGATCTCCCCAAGATCGAGCCAGGCTCCAGCGCCCCGGTCGCCCTTCCGAGCGCAGTACATAAGTTCGAGGGTGAGGCAGGTGCCGAGACACATCTGACCGTCTCCTTCACCCTTGCAACCGCAACACCGTGGGCCGAGGCGGGACACGAGGTTGCCTGGTTTCAACACCAACTTCAAGCGGCCGAGCCGCTCAAATCGGCAGGTCAGCTTCGCGCATCTAAGGCCCTTGACCTGGCGATATCCAACAGTGCCATTACCGTCACCGGCCCAAGTTTCCAACTTTCCTTCGACAAAGCCCGTGGCTACATCACGCACTGGTCCGTCAACAACACCCCGCTTCTCGAGCCGGACCCGGTCACCGGCGCGGCCATCATACCCTCTTTCTGGCGCCCGCCGACGGACAACGACAAtccctcctccctcccttaCTGGCGCCGCTTCGGCGTAGACGTCCTCACATCCCAACTCCGCTCCACCAACCTGTCCACGGAAGCCTCGGCCGGCCgcatccacgacaaggacAGCGGCAACAATGTCGAACTGACTTTCACCACCTACCACGCCCCGCCGGTCCTTGACTGGGGCTACCTCGCCACGACAACCTACACCATCTCCCCGCGCGGGACCCTCTCCGTCGCCGTCCGCCTCCGGCTGGCAGGATCCTATCCGCCCGAGCACGTCCCGCGCGTCGGGCTGGACCTCCGCCTGCCCCGCCGCCTGGACAGCGTCAAGTGGTTAGGCCTCGGGCCGGGGGAGTCGTACCCGGACAAGTGCTCCGCGCAGCGGGTCGGGGTGTGGACGGCCGAGTCGGTGGACGCGCTGCAGACGCCGTACGAGGTGCCGCAGGAGGGCGGCAACCGGATGGGCACGCGGTGGGTGACGCTGCGGGAGCGCGGCCCCGCCGGGGTTGGGTTGCGCGTGACGAAGGCGGAGGGGGAGTGGTCGGGCAATTGCGAGAGCGAGCCTGCCGCCTCCGCGGGAGGGTTCAGCTTCCGCGCTGGCCGGTACAGGGACGCGGTCGTCGCGGCTGCCAAGCACCCTTGCGACCTGGTTCCGGAGGACGCTACCCTGCTGAGGCTGGACGCCAGGGTGGCCGGGGTGGGCACGGGGGCGTGCGGGCCGGGGGTGAGGGAGGATTTGCTGGTCCCTGTGGAGGATTACGAGTTTGGCTTTCTCTTGGAGCCAGTCGATGGTTGA
- a CDS encoding sugar transporter-like protein, with amino-acid sequence MGTSRDEKETVVADHADDDALREADLAVQVAHDADGTVYSPWSLRMIRLYLVLSLSYLCGCLNGYDGSLMGGLNGMTSYQRYFHMSTAGSTTGLIFAMYNIGSVAAVFFTGPVNDYFGRRWGMFVGALLVIVGTCVQAPCTTRGQFLAGRFVLGFGVSFCCVSAPCYVSEMAHPKWRGTLTGLYNCTWYIGSIVASWVVYGCSYIDTLDAWRIPIWCQMVTSGLVCLGVFWLPESPRWLMAQDRHDDAARVLATYHGEGRADHPLVKLQMQEMMNQISTEASDKKWYDYHELWNTHSARRRLICVIGMAVFGQISGNSLSSYYLVNMLKSAGITEERRVLALNGVNPALSFLGAILGARMTDVVGRRPLLLYTIVFASVCFAVITGTSKMATDDPTRTAAANATIAFIFIFGIVFSFGWTPLQSMYIAETLPTATRAKGTAVGNFSSSVASTILQYASGPAFEGIGYYFYLVFVFWDLIEGAIMYFYFPETKDRTLEELEEVFSAPNPVKKSLEKRSAQTVLNTVGAAQNEKLARDV; translated from the exons ATGGGCACCAGCCGCGACGAGAAGGAGACGGTCGTGGCCGACcacgccgacgacgatgcACTCCGagaggccgacttggcgGTTCAAGTCGCCCACGATGCCGACGGTACCGTGTACTCGCCGTGGTCGCTGCGCATGATCCGCCTCTACCTTGTCCTCTCGCTGAGCTACCTTTGCGGATGCCTCAATGGCTACGACGGCAGTTTGATGGGGGGCCTGAACGGCATGACATCCTACCAACGCTACTTCCACAT GTCCACCGCCGGCTCGACCACGGGACTGATCTTTGCCATGTACAACATCGGATCCGTAGCGGCCGTCTTCTTCACCGGCCCCGTCAACGACTACTTCGGCCGCCGCTGGGGTATGTTCGTCGGCGCCCTGCTCGTCATCGTCGGGACGTGCGTCCAGGCGCCCTGCACGACCAGGGGCCAGTTCCTGGCCGGCCGCTTCGTGCTCGGCTTCGGCGTCAGCTTCTGCTGCGTCTCGGCGCCCTGCTACGTCTCGGAGATGGCCCATCCCAAGTGGCGGGGCACGCTGACGGGCCTGTACAACTGCACCTGGTACATCGGCAGCATCGTCGCCTCCTGGGTCGTCTACGGCTGCTCCTACATCGACACGCTCGACGCCTGGCGCATCCCCATCTGGTGCCAGATGGTCACCTCGGGCCTCGTCTGCCTGGGCGTCTTCTGGCTCCCCGAGAGCCCCCGCTGGCTCATGGCCCAGGACCGCCACGACGACGCGGCCAGGGTGCTGGCGACCTACCACGGCGAGGGCCGGGCCGACCACCCGCTGGTGAAGTTGCAGATGCAGGAGATGATGAACCAGATCTCGACCGAGGCGTCCGACAAGAAGTGGTACGACTACCACGAGCTCTGGAACACGCACTcggcgcgccgccgcctcatCTGCGTCATCGGCATGGCCGTCTTCGGCCAGATCAGCGGCAACAGCCTGAGCTCCTACTACCTCGTCAACATGCTCAAGTCGGCCGGCATCACCGAGGAGCGCCGGGTGCTGGCCCTCAACGGCGTCAACCCGGCCCTGTCCTTCCTGGGCGCCATCCTGGGCGCGCGCATGACCGACGtcgtcggccgccgcccgctgcTGCTCTACACCATCGTATTCGCCTCCGTCTGCTTCGCCGTCATCACCGGCACCAGCAAGATGGCCACCGACGACCCCACCcggaccgccgccgccaacgccACCATCGCCTTCATCTTCATCTTCGGCATCGTCTTCTCCTTCGGCTGGACGCCCCTCCAGAGCATGTACATCGCCGAGACCCTGCCCACCGCCACCCGCGCCAAGGGCACCGCCGTCGGCAACTTTTCCTCCTCGGTCGCCTCCACCATCCTGCAGTACGCCTCCGGGCCGGCATTTGAGGGCATCGGGTACTACTTCTacctcgtcttcgtcttttGGGACCTCATCGAGGGCGCCATCATGTACTTTTATTTCCCCGAAACCAAGGACCGCACtctcgaggagctcgaggaggTCTTCTCGGCGCCGAACCCGGTCAAGAAGAGCCTGGAGAAGAGGAGCGCCCAGACGGTACTGAATACCGTCGGCGCCGCACAAAACGAGAAGCTCGCACGAGATGTGTGA